A segment of the Candidatus Zixiibacteriota bacterium genome:
TCTCTTTATTGAATGGTCTTCCTCCCAGCACCAAGACATTGGCGTTGTTGTGTTCTATGCTCAAGCGGGCATCTTTTGTATTGCTGACCAGGGCTGCCCTTATACCAGGTATCTTATTGGCAGCAATGGATGCCCCAATTCCAGTGCCACAGGTGAGGATTCCTTTTCTGTTTTTGTCCTTTCTGACTTCGAGTGCCACCTTCTCTGCA
Coding sequences within it:
- a CDS encoding RpiB/LacA/LacB family sugar-phosphate isomerase, translated to AEKVALEVRKDKNRKGILTCGTGIGASIAANKIPGIRAALVSNTKDARLSIEHNNANVLVLGGRPFNKENTRRIINVWLKSAFQGGRHQRRLKKVSKLEKKYLGTVK